The following is a genomic window from Streptomyces lincolnensis.
AGACCGGGATGGGATGGGTGGCGGGCCCGCGTCTGGTCTCGGCGGCGGCGAACGCGGGCGCGCTCGGCATCCTGGCCTCCGCGACGATGACCCCCGGCCGGCTGCGCGAGGCGATCCGGGAGGTGGCCTCCCGCACGGACGCGCCCTTCGGGGTCAATCTCCGCGCGGACGCGACGGACGCCGGCGACCGGGTGCGGATCATGATCGAGGAGGGGGTCCGGGTCGCCTCGTTCGCCCTCGCGCCCTCCCCCGGGCTGATCGCGGAGCTCAAGGAGGCGGGGATCGTCGTCATCCCGTCCGTGGGGGCCCGGCGGCATGCCGAGAAGGTCGCGGGCTGGGGCGCGGACGCGGTGATCGTGCAGGGCGGCGAGGGCGGCGGACACACCGGCGAGGTGGCGACGACCGTGCTGCTGCCGCAGGTGGTGGACGCGGTGGACATCCCGGTCGTGGCGGCGGGGGGCTTCTTCGACGGGCGGGGTCTGGTCGCCGCGCTGGCCTACGGGGCGGCGGGGGTCGCCATGGGCACGCGGTTCCTGCTCACCTCCGACTCGACGGTGCCGGACGCGGTGAAGGCGAGGTATCTGGCGGCGCGCGTCACGGACGTGACGGTGACCCGGGCCATCGACGGGCTGCCCCACCGCATGCTGCGGACGGATCTGGTGGCGTCCCTGGAACACGCCGGCCGCATGCGGGCCCTGGCGCGGGCGCTGCGCCGGGCGGCGGGCTTCCGCAAGCTGTCCGGGCTGACCTGGCGCGCGCTGGCCCGGGACGGCCTCGCCCTGCGGCACGGCAGGAACCTCACCTGGAGCCAGGTCCTCCTCGCCGCCAACACCCCCATGCTCCTCAGATCGGCGATGGTGGACGGCCGCACGGACCTCGGCGTGATGGCCTCCGGCCAGGTCGCCGGACTGATCGACGACCTCCCCTCCTGCGCGGAACTGGTGGACCGGATCATGAAACAGGCGGAGGAAACCCTTGAGGGCCTCCCGACCGCGGGATGACGGTCACGCCCGCCTCGGGAGCCTGCACCGGACTCCGTCCGCCGATCGGGGCCCCGCCGCCGTCCCAGCCGCTCGATGACCGTCACACCCACCTGCCCACCGCCCTCACAGCCGCTCGATGATCGTCACGTTGGCCTGCCCGCCCCCCTCGCACATCGGCACCATCCCCGACGGCCCCCTCGCACCGCTCGGCCCAGGGGCCTCACGGGCTTCGGGAGCCTGCGCCGGACACCGTCCGCCGATCGGGGCCCGCCGCCGTCCCAGCCGCCGGATGACCGTCACGCCCGCCTGCCCACCGTCGTCACAGCCGCTCGATGACCGTCACGCCCGCCCGCCCACCGCCCTCACAGCCGCTCGATGATCGTCACGTTGGCCTGCCCGCCCCCCTCGCACATGGTCTGGAGTCCGAACCGGCCGCCCGTGCGCTCCAGTTCGTGCAGCAGGGTCGTCATCAGCTTCACTCCCGTCGCTCCCAGGGGATGGCCGAGGGCGATCGCGCCGCCGTTGACGTTGACCTTGTCCGGGTCGGCGCCGGTCTCCTTGAGCCAGGCCAGGACGACCGGTGCGAAGGCCTCGTTGATCTCGACGAGGTCGATGTCGTCGATGGCGAGGCCGGTCTTCTTCAGGGCGTGGGCGGTGGCCGGGATGGGCGCGGTGAGCATACGGATGGGGTCCTCGCCGCGTACGGAGAGGTGGTGCACGCGCGCGCGGGGCGTCAGCCCGTGCTCGCGGACCGCGTGCTCGGAGGCGAGCAGCATGGCGGCCGCGCCGTCGGAGACCTGCGAGGAGCAGGCCGCGGTGACGGTGCCGCCGTCGATGACCGGTTTCAGCGCGGCCATCTTCTCCAGGGAGGTGTCCCGGCGCGGCCCCTCGTCGACGCCGACCTGGCCGTGGGCCACGATCTCGCGCTCGAAGCGCCCCTCGTCGATGGCGCTCAGCGCCCGCCGGTGGGACCGCAGCGCGAACTCCTCCTGGTCCTCCCGGCTGATCCCCCACTTGCCGGCGATCATCTCGGCGCCGACGAACTGGTTCACCGCCCTGTCGCCGTAGCGCGCCCGCCAGCCCTCGCTGCCCGCGAAGGGGCCCTGGGTGAAGCCGAGGGGCTCGGCGGCCTGCCGGGTGGCGAAGGCGATGGGGATCTGCGACATGTTCTGCACACCGCCGGCGACGACCAGGTCCTGCGTCCCGGACAGCACGCCCTGTGCCGCGAAGTGCACGGCCTGCTGCGAGGAGCCGCACTGCCGGTCCACGGTGACGCCCGGCACCTCCTCGGGCAGCCCGGCCGCGAGCCATGCGGTCCGCGCGATGTCCCCGGCCTGCGGCCCCACCGCGTCCAGGCACCCGAAGACGACGTCCTCGACGGCGCCGGGATCGACGCCGGCCCGCTCGACCAGCGCGCGCAGCACATGCGCGCCCAGATCGGCCGGGTGGACCCCGCTCAGTCCTCCCCCGCGCCGCCCGACGGGCGTCCGGACCGCTCCGACGATGTAGGCCTCGGCCATGGCAACTCCCCAGTGGGTTATGTGCGTACGGCGATCCCGTCCAGCACCATCGACAGGTACTGCCGGGCGATCTCCTCCGGGCTGTGCTGTCCGCCGGGCCGGTACCAGGACGCGGCGACCCACACCGTGTCGCGGACGAACCGGTAGGTGAGCCGGACGTCGAGGTCGGCCCGGAACACCCCGGCCGCGACCCCGCTCTCCAGCGTGGACAGCCAGGCCTTCTCGAACCTG
Proteins encoded in this region:
- a CDS encoding acetyl-CoA C-acetyltransferase, whose amino-acid sequence is MAEAYIVGAVRTPVGRRGGGLSGVHPADLGAHVLRALVERAGVDPGAVEDVVFGCLDAVGPQAGDIARTAWLAAGLPEEVPGVTVDRQCGSSQQAVHFAAQGVLSGTQDLVVAGGVQNMSQIPIAFATRQAAEPLGFTQGPFAGSEGWRARYGDRAVNQFVGAEMIAGKWGISREDQEEFALRSHRRALSAIDEGRFEREIVAHGQVGVDEGPRRDTSLEKMAALKPVIDGGTVTAACSSQVSDGAAAMLLASEHAVREHGLTPRARVHHLSVRGEDPIRMLTAPIPATAHALKKTGLAIDDIDLVEINEAFAPVVLAWLKETGADPDKVNVNGGAIALGHPLGATGVKLMTTLLHELERTGGRFGLQTMCEGGGQANVTIIERL
- a CDS encoding NAD(P)H-dependent flavin oxidoreductase encodes the protein MDTAFTRLAGVRHPIVQTGMGWVAGPRLVSAAANAGALGILASATMTPGRLREAIREVASRTDAPFGVNLRADATDAGDRVRIMIEEGVRVASFALAPSPGLIAELKEAGIVVIPSVGARRHAEKVAGWGADAVIVQGGEGGGHTGEVATTVLLPQVVDAVDIPVVAAGGFFDGRGLVAALAYGAAGVAMGTRFLLTSDSTVPDAVKARYLAARVTDVTVTRAIDGLPHRMLRTDLVASLEHAGRMRALARALRRAAGFRKLSGLTWRALARDGLALRHGRNLTWSQVLLAANTPMLLRSAMVDGRTDLGVMASGQVAGLIDDLPSCAELVDRIMKQAEETLEGLPTAG